The following coding sequences lie in one Streptomyces xiamenensis genomic window:
- a CDS encoding ABC transporter substrate-binding protein: protein MRSPRPRLIAGLLLVPLLTGCFASSDGGRAAGPDGPGDGGRLRVALAFPPAENYSPYGMDAYDLSRLGVVEGLTRLDANGTAVPALATSWSAEPDGTGWLFTLREATFQDGTEVTAQAVATALTRAAAADPAPSAISGVELSAEAVGDRQVRVGTAEPDPVLPLRLTNPSLAVFAPAAYGEDGTVNPVGTATGPFELTTITGDTAATLDRFEDHWGGRAQASGIDATYISDGTARANALRTGEADIAEAVPVAQIAALEEGTAHEVDTARNTSLFLNTAAGAFEDAGLRAAAREAIDPTAVAEGVYEGYAQPAQGIFGPALSWAEGKRIAPPDRAGATDPTGRSITIATYSDRPELPEAAQVVQQQLERAGFTVRLEVRTYARLESDLLAGAFDAAVLARNVMLDTGDPVTVLASGYACEGSFNLSALCDAHVDALIDEARAQPEPGARQDAALRAEAAVLATDAEIPLVHLKVVTGIAAGVTGVALDPYEREIVGLGTRR from the coding sequence ATGAGATCTCCCCGCCCGCGGCTGATAGCCGGGCTGCTGCTCGTCCCCCTGCTCACCGGCTGCTTCGCCTCCTCCGACGGCGGCCGGGCCGCGGGCCCCGACGGCCCGGGCGACGGCGGCCGGCTGCGCGTCGCGCTCGCCTTCCCGCCCGCCGAGAACTACTCCCCGTACGGCATGGACGCCTACGACCTGTCCCGGCTCGGCGTCGTCGAGGGACTGACCCGGCTGGACGCCAACGGCACCGCCGTGCCCGCGCTCGCCACCTCCTGGAGCGCCGAACCGGACGGCACCGGCTGGCTGTTCACCCTGCGCGAGGCCACCTTCCAGGACGGCACCGAGGTCACCGCGCAGGCCGTCGCCACCGCCCTCACCCGCGCCGCCGCCGCCGACCCCGCCCCCTCGGCGATCTCCGGAGTTGAACTGAGCGCCGAAGCCGTCGGCGACCGGCAGGTCAGGGTCGGCACCGCCGAGCCCGACCCGGTGCTGCCGCTGCGGCTGACCAACCCGAGCCTGGCCGTGTTCGCCCCGGCCGCCTACGGCGAGGACGGCACGGTCAACCCGGTCGGCACCGCCACCGGACCCTTCGAACTCACCACCATCACCGGCGACACCGCCGCCACCCTGGACCGCTTCGAGGACCACTGGGGCGGCCGCGCGCAGGCGTCCGGCATCGACGCCACCTACATCTCGGACGGCACCGCCCGCGCCAACGCCCTGCGCACCGGCGAGGCCGACATCGCCGAGGCCGTACCGGTCGCCCAGATCGCCGCCCTGGAGGAGGGCACCGCGCACGAGGTCGACACCGCCCGCAACACCAGCCTGTTCCTCAACACCGCGGCGGGCGCCTTCGAGGACGCCGGACTGCGCGCCGCCGCCCGCGAGGCGATCGACCCCACCGCCGTCGCCGAGGGCGTCTACGAGGGCTACGCCCAGCCCGCCCAGGGCATCTTCGGGCCCGCGCTGAGCTGGGCCGAGGGCAAGCGGATCGCGCCGCCGGACCGCGCCGGGGCCACCGACCCCACCGGGCGGAGCATCACCATCGCCACCTACAGCGACCGCCCCGAACTCCCCGAGGCCGCCCAGGTGGTCCAGCAGCAGCTGGAGCGTGCCGGATTCACCGTACGGCTGGAGGTACGCACCTACGCCCGGCTGGAGAGCGACCTGCTGGCCGGGGCGTTCGACGCCGCCGTCCTCGCCCGCAACGTCATGCTCGACACCGGCGACCCGGTCACCGTCCTCGCCAGCGGCTACGCCTGCGAGGGCAGCTTCAACCTGTCCGCGCTGTGCGACGCCCACGTCGACGCCCTCATCGACGAGGCCCGCGCCCAGCCGGAACCCGGCGCCCGGCAGGACGCCGCGCTGCGCGCCGAGGCCGCCGTCCTCGCCACCGACGCCGAGATCCCCCTCGTCCATCTGAAGGTCGTGACCGGCATCGCCGCCGGGGTCACCGGCGTCGCCCTGGACCCCTACGAACGGGAGATCGTCGGCCTCGGAACCCGGCGCTGA
- a CDS encoding TIGR01777 family oxidoreductase: MRCVIAGGTGQVGRILDRALTSAGHEVTVLTRSPARDREVYWDAVTTGPWTRVLHGSDVVINLAGRSVSCRYTDTNLRAMMDSRVRSAEVIGEAVAACARPPAVWLQMSTATVYAHRYDAPHDEATGVIGGREDGVPGYWAYSVLIARNWERAQEAADTPHTRKVALRSAMVMSPDRGGVFDWLLWMARLGVGGPVAGGAQYVSWIHDRDFVRAVEFLAAREDLSGPVNLAAPEPLPQREFMRELRGAWGRRPGLPATAWMAELGAFALRTDTELLLKSRRVVPGRLREAGFDFRHPRWPQAAGDLVRRVRAARRA, translated from the coding sequence ATGCGCTGTGTGATAGCCGGGGGAACGGGGCAGGTCGGCCGGATTCTGGACCGGGCGCTGACCTCCGCGGGACACGAGGTCACCGTCCTCACCAGGAGCCCGGCCCGCGACCGCGAGGTGTACTGGGACGCGGTCACGACGGGCCCGTGGACCCGCGTCCTGCACGGCAGCGATGTCGTGATCAACCTGGCCGGGCGCAGCGTCAGCTGCCGCTACACCGACACCAATCTGCGCGCGATGATGGACTCCCGGGTGCGCTCGGCCGAGGTCATCGGGGAGGCGGTCGCGGCGTGCGCGCGGCCCCCCGCCGTCTGGCTCCAGATGAGCACCGCCACGGTCTATGCCCACCGGTACGACGCCCCGCACGACGAGGCCACCGGGGTGATCGGCGGCCGCGAGGACGGAGTCCCGGGGTACTGGGCGTACAGCGTGCTGATCGCCAGGAACTGGGAACGCGCCCAGGAGGCGGCCGACACCCCGCACACCCGCAAGGTCGCGCTGCGTTCGGCGATGGTGATGAGCCCGGACCGGGGCGGGGTGTTCGACTGGCTGCTGTGGATGGCGCGGCTGGGCGTGGGCGGTCCGGTGGCGGGCGGCGCCCAGTACGTCTCCTGGATCCACGACCGGGACTTCGTGCGCGCGGTGGAGTTCCTGGCCGCCCGGGAGGATCTGTCGGGGCCGGTCAATCTGGCGGCGCCCGAGCCGCTTCCGCAGCGGGAGTTCATGCGGGAGCTGCGCGGGGCCTGGGGCCGGCGGCCGGGGCTGCCGGCCACCGCGTGGATGGCGGAGCTGGGCGCGTTCGCGCTGCGCACGGACACGGAACTGCTGCTCAAGAGCCGCCGCGTGGTGCCGGGCCGGCTGCGCGAGGCCGGCTTCGACTTCCGCCATCCGCGGTGGCCCCAGGCGGCCGGCGACCTGGTGCGGCGGGTCCGGGCCGCGCGTAGGGCCTGA
- a CDS encoding bifunctional 2-methylcitrate synthase/citrate synthase yields the protein MTTLAPGIHRGLAGVVVDATGISTVIQESNSLTYRGYPVQDLAARRSFEEVAYLLWHGELPDPAQLADFRSRERALRPLDRTTAEVLARLPETCHPMDVLRTAVSFFGAEDPTEEDGSPAAHRTKSLNLLAKLPTVVAADQRRRRGLPPVPPDPALGYAENFFHMCFGAVPDPEVVRCFEISLVLYAEHGFNASTFTARVVTSTLSDLYSAVTAAIGALKGPLHGGANEAVMHMLTEIGDPARAPEWLAAALAEKRKIMGFGHRVYKDGDSRVPIMQHALDSLVARGAHPETARLAALHAALREAMLDHKGIHPNLDYPAGLAYHLMGFDTPVFTPLFVMSRITGWTAHITEQLAHNALIRPLASYTGPGQRAVPAVTG from the coding sequence ATGACCACCCTCGCGCCCGGCATCCACCGCGGCCTCGCCGGCGTCGTCGTCGACGCCACCGGCATCTCCACGGTCATCCAGGAGTCCAACTCCCTCACCTACCGCGGCTACCCGGTCCAGGACCTGGCCGCGCGCCGTTCCTTCGAGGAGGTCGCGTACCTGCTGTGGCACGGGGAGCTGCCCGATCCGGCCCAGTTGGCCGACTTCCGCTCCCGCGAACGCGCTCTGCGCCCGCTGGACCGCACCACCGCCGAGGTGCTGGCCCGGCTGCCGGAAACCTGCCATCCCATGGACGTGCTGCGCACCGCCGTGAGCTTCTTCGGCGCCGAGGACCCGACGGAGGAGGACGGCAGCCCGGCCGCCCACCGCACCAAGTCGCTGAACCTGCTGGCGAAGCTGCCCACGGTGGTCGCGGCCGACCAGCGCCGTCGCCGGGGGCTGCCCCCGGTGCCGCCGGACCCCGCTCTCGGGTACGCGGAGAACTTCTTCCACATGTGCTTCGGCGCCGTACCGGACCCCGAGGTGGTGCGCTGCTTCGAGATCTCCCTGGTGCTGTACGCCGAACACGGCTTCAACGCCTCCACGTTCACCGCCCGGGTGGTGACCTCCACGCTCTCGGACCTGTACAGCGCGGTCACGGCCGCCATCGGCGCGCTCAAGGGCCCGCTGCACGGCGGCGCCAACGAGGCGGTGATGCACATGCTGACGGAGATCGGCGACCCCGCGCGCGCCCCGGAGTGGCTGGCCGCCGCGCTCGCGGAGAAGCGCAAGATCATGGGGTTCGGACACCGGGTCTACAAGGACGGCGACTCCCGCGTGCCGATCATGCAGCACGCGCTGGACTCTCTCGTCGCCCGTGGGGCGCACCCGGAGACCGCCCGGCTGGCCGCGCTGCACGCCGCGCTGCGGGAGGCGATGCTCGACCACAAGGGCATCCACCCGAACCTGGACTACCCGGCCGGGCTCGCCTACCACCTGATGGGGTTCGACACCCCGGTGTTCACGCCGCTGTTCGTGATGAGCCGCATCACCGGCTGGACGGCGCACATCACCGAACAGCTGGCGCACAACGCGCTGATCCGGCCGCTGGCCTCGTACACGGGGCCGGGACAGCGGGCGGTGCCGGCGGTCACCGGGTAG
- a CDS encoding MDR family MFS transporter, which produces MSRLVARILAPRPGPRSRPPRERVWRRLPPLPRLLIATQLAFNLGFFAVLPFLAAHLGTAIGMAGWLVGLVLGLRTFSQQGLFLAGGWLVDRYGVRPAVLTGCALRIAGFVWLGYATATWAVIGAVLLIGFAAALFSPAVESEVARQAVEWEAAGHGPRTRVLALFSAAGQAGAFVGPLLGGLLLAVDFRTACLCGAAVFVLVLAGHARLMPQHIPGRERPPAGGAFAPLLRDRRFLALCCAYGGYLLAYNQLYLALPQEVERAAGSQAPLSWLFALSSLLVVCAQLPVSRLVGDRLDPRRSMAAGLLLVAAGFAVVAVARPAGWTGPAGLLPAAGFVVLLTVGQMLIVPAARAWVPDFAARGRLGLYMGALSSVSGLLVLVGSSATGGLLQLGLPPAVPWLVLAAVTALAVLVLPRGPQPDTDPDTTPDPGPDPGPHAARQPAPPSGG; this is translated from the coding sequence ATGAGCCGGCTCGTCGCCCGGATCCTGGCTCCCCGCCCCGGACCGCGGTCCCGCCCACCGCGCGAGCGGGTGTGGCGGCGGCTGCCGCCCCTGCCGCGGCTGCTGATCGCCACCCAACTCGCCTTCAATCTCGGTTTCTTCGCCGTGCTGCCCTTCCTCGCCGCGCACCTGGGGACGGCGATCGGCATGGCCGGCTGGCTGGTCGGCCTCGTCCTGGGCCTGCGCACCTTCAGCCAGCAGGGCCTGTTCCTGGCCGGCGGCTGGCTGGTGGACCGCTACGGCGTGCGGCCCGCCGTCCTGACCGGCTGCGCGCTGCGGATCGCCGGCTTCGTGTGGCTCGGTTACGCGACGGCCACCTGGGCGGTGATCGGCGCGGTGCTGCTGATCGGCTTCGCCGCCGCGCTGTTCTCCCCGGCCGTCGAATCCGAGGTGGCCCGGCAGGCCGTGGAGTGGGAGGCGGCGGGGCACGGCCCGCGCACCCGGGTCCTGGCCCTGTTCTCGGCGGCCGGCCAGGCGGGGGCGTTCGTCGGACCGCTGCTGGGCGGGCTGCTGCTCGCCGTCGACTTCCGCACCGCGTGCCTGTGCGGGGCGGCCGTCTTCGTCCTCGTCCTGGCCGGCCACGCGCGGCTGATGCCGCAGCACATCCCGGGCAGGGAGCGGCCCCCGGCCGGCGGCGCGTTCGCGCCCCTGCTGCGCGACCGCCGTTTCCTCGCTCTGTGCTGCGCGTACGGCGGCTATCTGCTCGCCTACAACCAGCTGTATCTCGCCCTGCCGCAGGAGGTGGAGCGGGCGGCCGGCTCGCAGGCGCCGCTGTCCTGGCTGTTCGCGCTCTCCTCGCTGCTGGTGGTCTGCGCCCAGCTGCCGGTCAGCCGCCTGGTGGGTGACCGGCTGGATCCGCGCCGCTCGATGGCGGCCGGACTGCTGCTGGTGGCGGCCGGGTTCGCGGTGGTGGCGGTGGCCCGCCCGGCGGGCTGGACGGGTCCGGCCGGGCTGCTGCCCGCCGCCGGATTCGTGGTCCTGCTGACGGTGGGCCAGATGCTGATCGTGCCGGCCGCCCGGGCGTGGGTGCCCGACTTCGCGGCCCGGGGACGGCTCGGCCTGTACATGGGCGCGCTGTCCTCGGTCTCCGGACTGCTGGTCCTGGTGGGCAGTTCGGCGACCGGCGGGCTGCTCCAGCTGGGGCTGCCGCCCGCCGTGCCCTGGCTGGTCCTGGCCGCCGTCACCGCGCTGGCGGTGCTGGTGCTCCCGCGCGGACCGCAGCCCGACACGGACCCCGACACGACTCCCGACCCGGGCCCCGACCCCGGTCCGCACGCCGCCCGGCAGCCCGCCCCGCCGTCCGGCGGGTGA
- the prpB gene encoding methylisocitrate lyase, giving the protein MLHTRTTPAGRRRALRDRLAAPDLLVMPGALNPLSARLIQDTGFEAAYLSGAVLAADLGLPDIGLTTSAEVAARAQQTTRVTDLPVLIDADTGFGEPMNAARTVQLMEDAGLAGLHLEDQVNPKRCGHLDGKSVVPREEMTRRVRAAVDARRDPDFLLMARTDARAVEGLAAAIDRAKAYVDAGADAVFPEALADEGEFEAFRRAVPVPLLANMTEFGKGRPLNAATLQDLGYDIALYPVTLLRLAMGAAEEGLRTLAAEGTVQSLLPRMQTRSRLYELLGYREYTAFDSAVHDFTLPPGT; this is encoded by the coding sequence ATGCTGCACACCCGCACCACCCCCGCCGGACGCCGCCGCGCGCTGCGCGACCGGCTGGCCGCACCCGACCTGCTGGTGATGCCCGGCGCCCTCAACCCGCTCTCCGCCCGCCTCATCCAGGACACCGGCTTCGAGGCCGCCTACCTCTCCGGCGCCGTCCTCGCCGCCGACCTGGGGCTGCCCGACATCGGCCTGACCACCTCCGCCGAGGTCGCGGCCCGCGCCCAGCAGACCACCCGCGTCACCGATCTGCCGGTCCTCATCGACGCCGACACCGGGTTCGGCGAACCGATGAACGCCGCCCGCACCGTCCAGCTGATGGAGGACGCGGGTCTGGCCGGGCTCCATCTGGAGGACCAGGTCAACCCCAAGCGCTGCGGCCACCTCGACGGCAAGTCGGTGGTGCCGCGCGAGGAGATGACCCGCCGCGTGCGGGCCGCGGTCGACGCCCGCCGCGATCCGGACTTCCTGCTGATGGCACGCACCGACGCCCGTGCCGTGGAGGGCCTGGCCGCCGCGATCGACCGGGCGAAGGCGTACGTGGACGCCGGGGCGGACGCGGTCTTCCCCGAGGCGCTCGCCGACGAGGGCGAGTTCGAGGCGTTCCGCAGGGCCGTCCCGGTGCCGCTGCTCGCCAACATGACCGAGTTCGGCAAGGGCCGCCCGCTGAACGCCGCCACCCTCCAGGATCTCGGCTACGACATCGCCCTGTACCCCGTCACCCTGCTGCGGCTGGCCATGGGCGCGGCGGAGGAGGGGCTGCGCACCCTGGCCGCCGAGGGAACCGTTCAGTCCCTGCTGCCGCGCATGCAGACCCGCTCGCGCCTGTACGAGCTCCTGGGCTACCGGGAGTACACGGCCTTCGACTCCGCCGTCCACGACTTCACTCTCCCGCCCGGCACCTGA
- a CDS encoding short-chain fatty acyl-CoA regulator family protein, which yields MPRRPDPHKIYAHAKLRRLRREHGMNQVDMARALGISTSYANQLEQSQRPLTAPVLLRIAEVFGVDAAFFSAAGEDRLATELRAALADEACGGPPPAPEDIAEAARDHPEVARALVALHRRYRDTAEQAAALAAVAAPGTGGGALRPGAEPHDEVRDFFYAHHNHFEPLDAEAERTAEALGLRPGGAADPLTERLARRHGVRVLRAATGRAADARRFDPDSGLLFLSPWLSEGRRAFQLATQLALLEHGPLLSLLADSAADLTSPESTALARIGLANYFAGALLMPYTAFHAAAEEVRYDIELLCARFGVGFETVCHRLSTLQRPGRRGVPFSFLRVDRAGNISKRQSATDFHFSRLGGTCPLWTVYEAFSAPGRTLTQVAEMPDGKRYFWVARTITRGGYGHHAPRAEFAVALGCELRHAHRLVYADGIAVNDPAAATPIGLGCRICERRDCAQRARPPAAGRLAIDPDRHPYAPYQVESAGP from the coding sequence ATGCCCCGCCGACCCGACCCCCACAAGATCTACGCCCACGCCAAGCTGCGCCGGCTGCGGCGCGAGCACGGCATGAACCAGGTCGACATGGCCCGCGCGCTGGGCATCTCCACCAGCTACGCCAACCAGCTCGAACAGAGCCAGCGACCGCTCACCGCCCCCGTCCTCCTGCGGATCGCCGAGGTCTTCGGCGTGGACGCCGCGTTCTTCTCGGCGGCCGGGGAGGACCGGTTGGCCACCGAACTGCGGGCCGCGCTCGCGGACGAGGCGTGCGGAGGCCCGCCGCCCGCCCCCGAGGACATCGCCGAGGCCGCCCGCGACCACCCCGAGGTGGCCCGCGCCCTGGTCGCCCTGCACCGCCGCTACCGCGACACGGCGGAACAGGCCGCCGCGCTGGCCGCCGTCGCCGCCCCGGGCACCGGCGGCGGCGCGCTGCGCCCGGGGGCCGAGCCGCACGACGAGGTCCGCGACTTCTTCTACGCCCACCACAACCACTTCGAGCCGCTGGACGCCGAGGCCGAACGGACCGCCGAGGCCCTGGGACTGCGCCCCGGCGGCGCCGCCGACCCGCTCACCGAACGGCTGGCGCGGCGGCACGGCGTCCGGGTGCTGCGGGCCGCGACCGGGCGGGCCGCCGACGCCCGCCGCTTCGACCCGGACTCTGGTCTGCTGTTCCTGTCGCCCTGGCTGAGCGAGGGGCGGCGCGCCTTCCAGCTCGCCACCCAGCTGGCCCTGCTCGAACACGGCCCGCTGCTGAGCCTGCTGGCCGACAGCGCCGCCGACCTCACCTCACCGGAGTCCACGGCGCTGGCGCGCATCGGCCTGGCCAACTACTTCGCCGGCGCCCTCCTGATGCCCTACACCGCCTTCCACGCCGCCGCCGAGGAAGTGCGCTACGACATCGAACTGCTCTGCGCCCGCTTCGGCGTCGGCTTCGAGACCGTCTGCCACCGGCTGAGCACCCTCCAGCGCCCCGGACGGCGCGGCGTGCCCTTCTCGTTCCTGCGCGTGGACCGCGCCGGCAACATCTCCAAACGGCAGTCCGCCACCGACTTCCACTTCTCCCGACTCGGCGGCACCTGCCCGCTGTGGACGGTGTACGAGGCGTTCTCCGCGCCCGGACGCACCCTCACCCAGGTCGCCGAGATGCCCGACGGCAAACGGTACTTCTGGGTCGCCAGAACCATCACCCGGGGCGGATACGGCCACCACGCACCACGCGCGGAGTTCGCCGTTGCGCTCGGCTGCGAACTGCGCCACGCCCACCGGCTCGTGTACGCCGACGGCATCGCCGTGAACGACCCGGCGGCGGCCACCCCCATCGGCCTGGGCTGCCGGATCTGCGAACGCCGCGACTGCGCCCAGCGCGCCCGCCCGCCGGCCGCCGGACGGCTCGCCATCGACCCCGACCGCCATCCGTACGCGCCGTACCAGGTGGAGAGCGCCGGCCCCTGA
- a CDS encoding ABC transporter permease subunit, with amino-acid sequence MKTTARHRPERRAATALWRLALLAALIGVIGLLPWLSRTDPALTVLKARSTEREPTPETLDAIRNDLGLDEGPLSLLGSWLGGLAHGDAGRSWVSGTEVLPAVGQALGISLLLMAGALAVALATVAAICARPLWHGARRRAARRPGGTGSAVLAALPEFLLASVLASVIGVQLGWLPALGWYGPQWMILPSLALGLPAGAVLGRLLADLLPTAYAEPWLPAAVARGIPPAAVARHALRRCVPGLLPNLGLFVVGLTGGAVAVEQIFDIPGLGRLTLRAALAQDLPVLQTGMLALVALAAVAAALARLGAQRLIGPALRDGALHSAYRPTRREPRFAPLGYGLALAAVIGLGLPRDPLALDTTARLQPPSWAHPFGTDALGRDLLARVAHGALSTLGTALAVSAAALLAGVLLGLLPRLSGPLVDTVNAVPPVPAALLITGLLGGGPWVPALAVAAVAWTALAAHTSALLRQERAAPHVTASRALGAGPGHLLRRVLLPAVLPPVVRHALIRLPGIALSLAALGFLGLGAQPPSPEWGLLLSENHPYVERAPWTVLAPAAALALLGALAVTAAGGVRLPGVRRRRATPAVPRFPVAAPAAVAAARGPAEGVAR; translated from the coding sequence GTGAAGACCACCGCGCGCCACCGGCCCGAGCGGCGCGCCGCCACCGCACTGTGGCGGCTCGCGCTGCTCGCCGCCCTGATCGGCGTGATCGGCCTGCTCCCGTGGCTGTCCCGAACCGACCCCGCGCTCACCGTCCTCAAGGCCCGCTCCACCGAGCGCGAGCCCACCCCGGAGACGCTGGACGCCATCCGGAACGACCTCGGCCTGGACGAGGGGCCCCTCTCCCTGCTCGGCAGCTGGCTCGGCGGGCTGGCGCACGGCGACGCCGGCCGGTCCTGGGTCTCGGGCACCGAGGTCCTGCCAGCCGTCGGACAGGCCCTGGGCATCTCCCTGCTGCTGATGGCCGGCGCCCTCGCCGTCGCCCTGGCCACCGTCGCGGCGATCTGCGCCCGCCCGCTGTGGCACGGCGCCCGGCGGCGTGCCGCCCGGCGCCCCGGCGGTACGGGCTCGGCCGTGCTCGCCGCGCTCCCCGAGTTCCTGCTCGCCTCCGTCCTGGCCTCCGTCATCGGCGTGCAACTGGGCTGGCTGCCGGCGCTCGGCTGGTACGGCCCGCAGTGGATGATCCTGCCCTCGCTCGCCCTGGGGCTGCCCGCCGGCGCGGTGCTCGGGCGGCTGCTCGCCGACCTGCTGCCCACCGCGTACGCCGAACCCTGGCTGCCGGCCGCCGTGGCGCGCGGCATCCCGCCGGCCGCCGTGGCCCGGCACGCGCTGCGCCGCTGCGTGCCCGGACTGCTGCCCAACCTGGGCCTGTTCGTCGTCGGCCTGACCGGCGGGGCCGTCGCCGTCGAGCAGATCTTCGACATCCCGGGGCTCGGACGGCTCACCCTGCGCGCCGCCCTCGCCCAGGACCTCCCCGTGCTCCAGACCGGCATGCTCGCCCTCGTCGCCCTCGCGGCGGTGGCCGCCGCGCTCGCCCGGCTCGGCGCACAGCGGCTGATCGGACCCGCGCTGCGCGACGGCGCCCTGCACTCCGCGTACCGGCCCACCCGCCGGGAACCACGCTTCGCGCCCCTCGGATACGGGCTCGCCCTCGCCGCCGTGATCGGCCTCGGCCTGCCCCGCGACCCGCTGGCGCTCGACACCACCGCCCGCCTCCAGCCACCCTCCTGGGCCCACCCCTTCGGCACCGACGCGCTCGGCCGCGACCTGCTGGCGCGGGTCGCGCACGGCGCGCTGAGCACCCTGGGCACCGCACTGGCGGTGAGCGCCGCCGCCCTGCTGGCCGGTGTGCTGCTCGGGCTGCTGCCCCGGCTGTCCGGGCCGCTGGTGGACACGGTCAACGCCGTCCCGCCGGTACCGGCCGCCCTGCTGATCACCGGGCTGCTGGGCGGCGGGCCGTGGGTCCCGGCGCTGGCGGTGGCCGCGGTCGCCTGGACGGCGCTGGCCGCGCACACCTCCGCCCTGCTGCGGCAGGAACGCGCCGCCCCGCACGTGACCGCCTCGCGCGCGCTGGGCGCGGGCCCCGGTCATCTGCTGCGCCGGGTGCTGCTCCCCGCCGTGCTGCCGCCGGTGGTCCGGCACGCCCTGATCCGGCTGCCCGGCATCGCGCTCAGCCTCGCCGCCCTCGGCTTCCTCGGACTCGGCGCGCAGCCGCCCTCGCCCGAGTGGGGCCTGCTGCTCTCCGAGAACCACCCCTACGTCGAACGCGCGCCGTGGACGGTTCTGGCGCCCGCCGCCGCGCTCGCCCTGCTCGGCGCCCTCGCGGTGACGGCGGCCGGCGGGGTACGGCTGCCCGGCGTGCGCCGCCGGCGGGCGACACCGGCCGTGCCGCGTTTCCCCGTCGCCGCTCCCGCCGCGGTGGCCGCCGCCCGGGGCCCGGCCGAAGGGGTGGCGCGATGA
- a CDS encoding MmgE/PrpD family protein: MIEHRVRVHPSADLLPREDQLAWKLAAVATATEEPDADSAAMAVNRVIDNASVAVASLLRRPVAVARAQATAHGAAATGASVFGTGARVSPEWAAWANGTAVRELDFHDTYLAADYSHPGDNIPPLLAVAQHTGRTGADLLRGVIAAYEIHVALVKGICLHEHRIDHVAHLSAATACGLGALLRLPTATVYQAVQQAVHTTTATRQSRKGEISSWKAYAPAFAGKAAIEAVDRAMRGERSPSPVYEGEDGFLAWMLDGPGADYTVPLPAPGEPRRAILETYTKEHSAEYQAQAVIDLARRLRERTGPLERVRSVVLHTSHHTHHVIGSGANDPQKYDPEASRETLDHSVPYILAVALEDGGWHHERSYAPERARRPGTVALWRRISTVEDPEWTRRYHDPDPQRRAFGGRAVITLEDGSVIEDELAVADAHPAGARPFDRAAYAGKFRTLAEGIVPPAAQDGFLSTAERLAELSPGELAQLFPAVDEESVAAYDATLPKGLF, translated from the coding sequence GTGATCGAGCACCGCGTCCGTGTCCACCCCAGCGCCGACCTGCTGCCGCGCGAGGACCAGCTCGCCTGGAAGCTCGCCGCCGTGGCCACCGCCACCGAGGAACCGGACGCCGACAGCGCCGCCATGGCCGTCAACCGGGTGATCGACAACGCCTCGGTCGCCGTCGCCTCGCTGCTGCGCCGCCCGGTCGCCGTCGCCCGCGCCCAGGCCACCGCACACGGCGCGGCAGCCACCGGCGCCTCGGTGTTCGGCACCGGCGCCCGGGTCTCCCCCGAGTGGGCCGCCTGGGCGAACGGCACCGCCGTGCGCGAACTCGACTTCCACGACACCTACCTCGCCGCCGACTACTCCCATCCCGGCGACAACATCCCGCCGCTGCTCGCCGTCGCCCAGCACACCGGGCGCACCGGCGCCGATCTGCTGCGCGGCGTCATCGCCGCGTACGAGATCCATGTCGCCCTGGTCAAGGGCATCTGCCTGCACGAGCACCGCATCGACCACGTGGCGCACCTGAGCGCCGCCACCGCCTGCGGTCTGGGCGCGCTGCTGCGGCTGCCGACCGCGACGGTGTACCAGGCGGTGCAGCAGGCGGTGCACACCACCACCGCCACCCGGCAGTCCCGCAAGGGCGAGATCTCCAGCTGGAAGGCGTACGCGCCGGCCTTCGCCGGCAAGGCGGCGATCGAGGCGGTGGACCGGGCGATGCGCGGCGAGCGTTCCCCCTCCCCCGTGTACGAGGGCGAGGACGGTTTCCTCGCCTGGATGCTGGACGGACCCGGCGCCGACTACACCGTCCCGCTCCCCGCGCCCGGCGAGCCGCGCCGCGCGATCCTGGAGACGTACACCAAGGAGCACTCCGCCGAGTACCAGGCGCAGGCCGTCATCGACCTGGCGCGGCGGCTGCGCGAGCGGACCGGGCCCCTGGAGCGGGTGCGCTCGGTGGTGCTGCACACCAGCCACCACACCCACCACGTGATCGGCTCCGGTGCGAACGATCCGCAGAAATACGACCCGGAGGCCAGCCGCGAGACCCTGGACCACTCGGTGCCCTACATCCTCGCCGTCGCGCTGGAGGACGGCGGCTGGCACCACGAGCGCTCCTACGCCCCCGAACGCGCCCGCCGCCCCGGGACCGTCGCACTGTGGCGCAGGATCTCCACCGTGGAGGACCCGGAGTGGACCCGCCGGTACCACGACCCGGACCCGCAGCGCCGCGCCTTCGGCGGGCGCGCGGTGATCACCCTGGAGGACGGCTCGGTGATCGAGGACGAACTCGCCGTCGCCGACGCCCATCCGGCCGGGGCCCGCCCCTTCGACCGCGCCGCGTACGCCGGCAAGTTCCGCACCCTGGCCGAAGGGATCGTGCCCCCGGCGGCCCAGGACGGTTTCCTGTCCACGGCGGAGCGGCTGGCCGAGCTGTCCCCCGGGGAGCTGGCCCAGCTGTTCCCCGCCGTCGACGAAGAATCCGTCGCCGCCTACGACGCGACGCTCCCGAAGGGCCTGTTCTGA